The following are from one region of the Nicotiana tabacum cultivar K326 chromosome 3, ASM71507v2, whole genome shotgun sequence genome:
- the LOC107769016 gene encoding carbonic anhydrase, chloroplastic-like, with protein MGNCREKTWQREVTRRPLFHFRTSSVRRENWNRLQQKELIKSQLNYKRHASNQSTLLTGSRLAFIISKQRYMKLFDKLKKGHEPKFLVFACSDSRVSPSHVLNFQLGKAFMVRNIANMVPPYDKTKYSGVGAIIEYAILRLKRFY; from the exons ATGGGGAATTGCAGAGAGAAGACATGGCAAAGGGAAGTTACCAGAAGGCCATTGTTTCACTTCAGAACCTCCTCAG TGAGAAGGGAGAACTGGAACCGGTTGCAGCAGAAAGAATTGATAAAATCACAGCTGAATTACAAACGACATGCTTCAAATCAGTCGACCCTGTTGACAGGATCAAGACTGGCTTTTATTATTTCAAAACAGAGATATATGA AACTGTTTGATAAACTCAAGAAAGGACACGAACCCAAG TTTCTGGTGTTTGCCTGCTCCGATTCACGAGTGAGCCCATCTCATGTGCTGAATTTTCAGCTCGGTAAAGCTTTTATGGTTCGAAACATCGCCAACATGGTCCCTCCTTACGACAAG ACTAAGTACTCGGGAGTAGGAGCTATAATCGAATACGCTATTCTCCGTCTTAAG CGATTTTATTGA